Below is a genomic region from Bacillus horti.
TAATTTATAAACAAGATGTAATTCAACGTATTCAAGATGTTAAAGAGTTATCTATCAAATTAAAGAGTAAACAACTCAATATGTCCCTTTGTCACTTTGATTTGCACAATTGGAATTTGATGCAGGCAAAAAGGTTAATGTTAATTGATTGGGAAGGGCTGAAAATTGCCCCAGTAGAAGCAGACATTATGTTCCTTACTGATAAGCCTTATTTCAATGAGTTTATGAGCATCTATAAAAGTATCCATGAAGATTACACTATAAATCAGGATGCTCTTCAATTTTATAAAATTAAAAGGAATTTGGAGGATATATGGGAGTTTATAGAGCAAATCTTATTTGAAGATATTGATTCAGAAGCAAGAGAAGAAGCTCTTTCCTATCTAAATCAGCTAATGGAATAAAATAAAGAGCATGGGTGCCTCCATGCTCTATTTCTTATTAAATTAACTTATAAAGAAGCCTTTGTGAACCTACTCATTAGAATTCCTTCTAAACCCAAGTGTTGACTCTCTTTTCACAAGCTGAACCTCAAGCTCATGATTAAGTGTCTCATCCACTTTATTCTCTATCAGATGAATAAGTTTAGTTGTAGCCGTCACACCAATGTCATAGATTGGCTGGACGATCGTACTGATTTCAGGCTCAATCATTTCTGTTAGCTTAATGCCGTCAAAGCCGATAATGGCTACATCATCTGGCACTTTAATTCTCAGAGCCTTTAATGCTTTTATGGCACCAACTGCCATCAGGTCATTCGCAAAGAAAATGCCATCCACATCCTTATGCTCACCAATTAACTGATCCGTTAGCGTCCTGCCACTCTCTAAGGTGAAATCCCCTTCATAAATAATAGGTTCAAGACCAGAATATACTGCTCTAAGATGATCCTCAAAACCTCTCATTCTCTCTATAGAGGGAAGTAAGGACTGTGGTCCGCTAATATGAGCAATTTTACGACATCCAATCTCCTTCAAATGTTCAACAGCCATAATCGCCCCTTTATAATTATCAATTCCAATAGAATTTGATGATTCTGTAAAGGCAGCTCGGTCAATTCGTACGAAGGGAATTTGCAAGGCTTCTAAATCCTTAAGAGCTTGTTGATCAAATTGAAATGAGGCTAAAATAAACCCATCAACATATCGATTTTGAAATCCTCTCCAAAAGCTATTGCTTTGAAGCTCTTCTTCCTGTGTATTCACTAAAATAATGTTGTATCCTTTTTCTTTAGCTACCTGTTCAATGGCAATAACTAAGTCAGGGAAGAACGGATTAGTGATATCTGGAATAATTAAGGCTATCGTATTCGTTTTTTGTTTGGCCAACCCTCTAGCAATTTCATTCGGTTTGTAATCGAGTCTGTGCATAACCTCTTTGAGCTTTTTTTCCGTTTCCGTACTGATATAGCTCGTATTGTTGAGATATCTAGAAACAGTAGCCACAGATACACCAGCCTCTCTAGCCACATCACGAATGGTCACCTTACTCTTCTTCACTTTATCCATAACCCTCTTCCCTACTCATAATATCAATTAATTTTATTTTCAACGTTTTATTTTCAACGATTACTCTGATGCATGCTCTTGGATAGTCACTGAAGCAAATTCTGTCTCCGCCTGCTCAAGATGTCCAAAACCAAACATTCCATATTTAAAGCTACTGTCTTCTACAGTTAACACTTCTTTATCATTAATCCATAAAGTGATCTGACTGCCCTTAACAATGAGCTTAAACAAATAAACCATGTGGGGCTTCCACTCGAAGCTCACCGTTTTCAGGCGAGTATGCCCAAAATCATTTTTAATAACAGAAACCTGATCCTGTCCATCAAAGCCTACTAGATAATGACGCTGAATTCCTTGTGCTCTTGCAAGAAGCATATGACTCTGTCCACGAAGGGGTTTAAGCGTGACTTCTAACGTCAAATCCTCCGAATAGTAGTTACCTGAGTAGGAGGAGGATTCATCCTCTGATCTCCCCTTCAGCCATCCACCTTGTAGCGTCCACTCTCCCCGATTATGAGAGAATGGTGTAATACATTTAAATTCCTCATATTGCTTGGAAAAGTCGATTTTATAATGAGCCTGTCCATAAATTCTAAATTCATCAAGATAGAGACAGCCTAACGCTCGATTTACTAATGGAGAAGGGCTTTCAATTAAAAAGCCTACCTCATCAATGATAGCACCGTCCGTCTCTGGAATAGTAAACTCAATCGTGTTCCATTCCTGATTCTTTAGCGTTACGGGTACCAAGGCTATTTCTTTTTTGCTATACGTTTCTCTAACATAAGGAGTTAGGATGATATCCTCTCCCTCCCATTTGTCGAGGAATATCTTAGCTGATACCTGCTGACCACTATTTGCCTGTGGGGCAAATGTAGGCTTATATCGTTCATCATTAAAATCCTCTCTCCGATAAAAGGATTTATAGAATATTTTTCCTTTCTCGCCTTCTACCATTCTATCAAAAACAACCTCTAAAGAGCCACTACTTTCGTAGCCAACCTTATCGCTAGCCTGTAAAATAAGCTTTGTTGTGTCTGTACGGAAGCCATGAGTAGCTCCTGGTAGGTTAAAATCAAAGTAAACCTCTCCATTCTTTACAGCCTGCTGTAGCTCTTGTTGTGGCTCCTCCTTAGCTAAACGATAGCCTAATAAAGCGACCTCCTTAGAAAATGTAGGGATATCCAAAATATTTAAATACCCTGACACACTTGAGGTTACAATAAAATCGTTAATTGGCTTGCGATAATGCTGTGGTATATTGTTAATTCCAGCTAATACGCCTACAATCGTGCCCACATTTCCTGCGTTACAGTCAGTATCCCAGCCACACATCGTGGCTATTTCCACAGTCCTTGAAAAATCCCCTGCCCCATAAAGTAAGGCAAGAATACATACTCCTGCGTTCGGGATAATATGACACACTCCAGTATATTTATCGTAGCCCCACTCTTCCTCTAAATAGCTTCGACAGGCTCTAAAATCATTAGGCTGCTGCTTATGAAAGTCCTGTACAGCACGAACAACCTGAGCATACGTGCTATCGTTAGGGATGGTATTTAATCCAGCTTCAATAAGCTGATCTACAGTTACATTCTCTTCGAACGCTTTAGCAATACAGGCGGCCATAAATCTCGCTCCGTATAGCCCATTTCTATCATGGGATACACTCGCAGCTTTTTCCGCATAATCTGCTGCTTTATCTATCTGACTCGGGAACAATAACCCCCATGTATCAATAAAAATTTGCCCACCAATTTGCTCAGCCGCAACCAATCCATTTACTTCTACTGATCCCGACCTAGGAGCTTGAATCCCTCTCTTTAGATTCATATAGGAAGTATGCTCAGTGCTGACTCCTTCTCCACCCCACCAGAACATTCCTATACCTTCTCTAGCGTAGTTAAGCCATGCTTTCCCTACATCCTCGGCCTGAAGCTCCCTATCCTTGGCATCATCATAAAGCGCACGAATGAAGAAAACAGGACCGTTTGCATCATCGTCAGCAGCAAAATTTTTGTAATCCTTTACATAGCCTGTAATATCTCCATATATCTGTTCAATTCTTTGGTCTGTCCATACAGGAGGCTCAACTGGAGCACCTAGCCTTATCCCAACATTCATCCCTAAAAATCCTGCATAAATTTTCTCTACATATCCTTCTGGTATCATTCCATACACCTCCATAAATCGTTCATCACCTATAGTAAACTCGTACGTTTTTGATTTAATTCAATGTCATCCATAATAATCTTTCTAGCGACCTCAGTGAACTGATCAGCTCGTTCCATTAAATTTAATCTATTGGTCTCTTCAAGCAGAGCAATATCCTCATCCTTCAAAGCCTTATATCCATACCTAGCACCTAAAATAACACCAATCATGACACCAATAGAATCTGTATCTCTCCCAGAATTAATGCCATCATATAATGCTTCGTATAAATCCCCATCATGCAAAACGATATACGCCAACGCTAATGGAAGCTCTTCAATTGAAAATAGACGACTTGGTGTATAGTGATTAGATGGAACACCTATTTTCTCTAGCTTCCGATGCACATCA
It encodes:
- a CDS encoding LacI family DNA-binding transcriptional regulator; translated protein: MDKVKKSKVTIRDVAREAGVSVATVSRYLNNTSYISTETEKKLKEVMHRLDYKPNEIARGLAKQKTNTIALIIPDITNPFFPDLVIAIEQVAKEKGYNIILVNTQEEELQSNSFWRGFQNRYVDGFILASFQFDQQALKDLEALQIPFVRIDRAAFTESSNSIGIDNYKGAIMAVEHLKEIGCRKIAHISGPQSLLPSIERMRGFEDHLRAVYSGLEPIIYEGDFTLESGRTLTDQLIGEHKDVDGIFFANDLMAVGAIKALKALRIKVPDDVAIIGFDGIKLTEMIEPEISTIVQPIYDIGVTATTKLIHLIENKVDETLNHELEVQLVKRESTLGFRRNSNE
- a CDS encoding ADP-ribosylglycohydrolase family protein, giving the protein MIPEGYVEKIYAGFLGMNVGIRLGAPVEPPVWTDQRIEQIYGDITGYVKDYKNFAADDDANGPVFFIRALYDDAKDRELQAEDVGKAWLNYAREGIGMFWWGGEGVSTEHTSYMNLKRGIQAPRSGSVEVNGLVAAEQIGGQIFIDTWGLLFPSQIDKAADYAEKAASVSHDRNGLYGARFMAACIAKAFEENVTVDQLIEAGLNTIPNDSTYAQVVRAVQDFHKQQPNDFRACRSYLEEEWGYDKYTGVCHIIPNAGVCILALLYGAGDFSRTVEIATMCGWDTDCNAGNVGTIVGVLAGINNIPQHYRKPINDFIVTSSVSGYLNILDIPTFSKEVALLGYRLAKEEPQQELQQAVKNGEVYFDFNLPGATHGFRTDTTKLILQASDKVGYESSGSLEVVFDRMVEGEKGKIFYKSFYRREDFNDERYKPTFAPQANSGQQVSAKIFLDKWEGEDIILTPYVRETYSKKEIALVPVTLKNQEWNTIEFTIPETDGAIIDEVGFLIESPSPLVNRALGCLYLDEFRIYGQAHYKIDFSKQYEEFKCITPFSHNRGEWTLQGGWLKGRSEDESSSYSGNYYSEDLTLEVTLKPLRGQSHMLLARAQGIQRHYLVGFDGQDQVSVIKNDFGHTRLKTVSFEWKPHMVYLFKLIVKGSQITLWINDKEVLTVEDSSFKYGMFGFGHLEQAETEFASVTIQEHASE